In [Leptolyngbya] sp. PCC 7376, a genomic segment contains:
- a CDS encoding formylglycine-generating enzyme family protein has translation MLQLRLNHPEQESPAISKSLEFRDELPQSFTEDLGDGVKLDMIRIPKGSFMMGSSDAGVNEYPQHQVEITEAFYLGQYLVTQSQYEAVMGINPSKFKKGGFHPVERVSWDDAQAFCQKLSEQSGRKYRLLSEAEWEYACRAGADTQYSFGDELTKQQGNLMQGYVADVAITVAKWLIPGLAGTTEVGQYPPNDFGLYDMHGNVQEWCEDSWEDNYETPRNQTPVTNSSELRVLRGGAWDFISWGCRSAFRDTHAQDDKSDAIGFRIACSSTAMA, from the coding sequence ATGCTTCAACTCAGACTGAACCACCCAGAACAAGAGAGTCCAGCTATTTCTAAAAGCTTGGAATTTCGGGATGAGTTACCTCAATCTTTTACTGAGGATTTAGGGGATGGAGTGAAGCTCGATATGATCCGGATCCCTAAAGGAAGCTTCATGATGGGCAGCTCTGATGCTGGTGTTAATGAATACCCTCAGCATCAGGTTGAGATAACTGAGGCGTTCTATCTCGGTCAATATTTGGTAACCCAGTCGCAATATGAAGCGGTAATGGGCATAAATCCATCCAAATTCAAAAAAGGTGGTTTCCATCCAGTTGAGCGAGTAAGTTGGGATGATGCCCAAGCTTTCTGCCAAAAACTTTCTGAGCAGAGTGGCCGAAAATATCGCCTGTTAAGTGAGGCGGAATGGGAATATGCTTGCCGTGCAGGAGCAGATACTCAATATTCTTTTGGCGATGAACTCACAAAGCAACAGGGGAACTTGATGCAAGGTTATGTAGCTGATGTGGCAATAACAGTCGCTAAATGGCTAATACCTGGGTTGGCTGGAACAACTGAAGTCGGTCAATATCCCCCTAATGATTTTGGGCTGTACGACATGCATGGAAATGTTCAGGAATGGTGTGAAGACAGCTGGGAAGATAACTACGAAACGCCTAGAAATCAAACTCCCGTTACGAATTCTAGTGAGCTAAGAGTTCTACGTGGCGGCGCTTGGGATTTTATTTCCTGGGGCTGTCGGTCTGCTTTCCGTGACACCCATGCTCAGGACGATAAATCCGATGCCATTGGTTTTCGAATTGCCTGCTCGTCCACTGCGATGGCATAG
- a CDS encoding IS1 family transposase (programmed frameshift) — translation MTIHCPQCNAQDIIKSGFAKNRQRFKCNQCNYQFTSFSKERGKPLWMKLEAVLMYMSGMSMNATAKILGVSAQSVLNWVRDFGEANYEKPTPESAVVVELDELWHFIQGEKNKLWVWKAYDRNTGRLIDWELGSRDSRTLGHLLERFSQWQITVYCTDNWKPYQQLLENHPDAFHVISKKETIAIERNNSDNRHWFARFHRRTKVVSKSKHMVDLSMALFAKFRVNGSIELLRNWRLTLLS, via the exons ATGACAATTCACTGCCCCCAATGTAATGCTCAAGACATCATCAAAAGTGGATTCGCTAAAAATCGTCAACGATTTAAGTGTAATCAGTGCAATTATCAATTTACAAGCTTTTCTAAAGAGCGGGGCAAGCCTCTCTGGATGAAATTAGAAGCTGTATTGATGTATATGAGTGGTATGTCCATGAATGCGACAGCCAAGATTCTCGGTGTATCAGCTCAATCAGTGCTCAATTGGGTAAGAGATTTCGGTGAAGCCAATTATGAAAAGCCCACTCCTGAGTCTGCTGTCGTGGTGGAGCTAGATGAGCTATGGCATTTTATCCAAG GAGAAAAAAACAAACTTTGGGTCTGGAAAGCATATGACCGTAATACTGGGCGACTCATTGACTGGGAATTGGGAAGTCGTGATAGTCGAACTTTAGGTCATTTACTAGAGCGGTTCTCGCAATGGCAAATCACTGTCTATTGCACCGATAATTGGAAACCCTATCAACAGCTATTAGAGAATCACCCAGATGCTTTTCATGTCATTAGCAAGAAAGAGACAATAGCAATTGAGAGAAACAACTCAGACAATCGCCATTGGTTTGCTCGGTTTCATCGCAGGACGAAGGTCGTCTCTAAATCAAAACACATGGTGGACTTGAGCATGGCACTGTTTGCGAAATTTAGAGTGAATGGAAGTATTGAGCTACTGCGCAATTGGCGTTTAACATTACTCTCTTGA
- a CDS encoding diguanylate cyclase, with protein MPQLAKNKGKPQARRGFTPLTKFLDMVKGVDSPSKLLVNVGAAILFLLSMMVMVGWFARYPRLIQISPAYVPMQFNTALGFCLISLSLWALNYQKQAIAKVCGSSTLLLGFLTLTQYIFQMDFGIDEFFIDHYIDVATSHPGRMAPNTALNFCLSGLSILLILRRKLTLNFVFFASTFGASVMGLGFVALLGYLSGVKTAYGWAQLTHMALHTSIGFILVGLLLVVVILHISLRRLRQLPLLFLPMVAGVSGIVVTVALWQALVAAELQLSKSYGIPDQNIIAELILIFGIALALLLAIAMWFLGKFRQKITHLQQAQHRILQLNNQLKKLSYIDSLTSIPNRRMFDLTLEKEWGRALRKQTPLALVFIDIDHFKAYNDFYGHLQGDICLQRISKVIAVAARRTTDMAARYGGEEFVLLLPDSTESYAQAIANDLVEAIENLKLPHSKSPTASVVTISAGVGITIPTQTGNYEQLIDNADQALYSAKAAGRNQAIFKD; from the coding sequence ATGCCACAACTTGCAAAAAATAAAGGTAAGCCTCAGGCTCGTAGGGGTTTCACACCTTTAACTAAGTTTTTGGACATGGTGAAAGGTGTCGATTCCCCTAGTAAGCTGCTGGTGAATGTGGGAGCTGCAATCCTATTCCTGCTGAGCATGATGGTGATGGTGGGTTGGTTTGCTCGCTACCCTCGTTTAATTCAGATTAGTCCAGCCTATGTGCCGATGCAGTTTAATACGGCCTTGGGATTTTGCTTGATCAGTCTGTCATTGTGGGCACTCAACTACCAAAAGCAGGCGATCGCCAAAGTTTGTGGCAGCTCAACCTTGCTGCTAGGCTTTTTGACTTTGACCCAATATATTTTTCAGATGGATTTTGGCATCGATGAATTCTTTATCGATCATTACATTGATGTCGCCACCTCCCATCCAGGTCGAATGGCACCCAACACAGCTTTGAATTTTTGCCTGAGTGGTTTATCAATTCTCCTCATTCTTCGCCGTAAACTGACACTGAATTTTGTCTTTTTCGCCTCTACTTTTGGGGCCTCAGTAATGGGTCTAGGCTTTGTTGCCTTGCTTGGCTATTTGTCTGGTGTAAAAACAGCCTACGGTTGGGCACAGTTAACCCATATGGCGCTCCATACATCGATTGGCTTTATCTTGGTGGGGCTATTACTCGTTGTCGTAATCTTGCATATCAGTCTCCGGAGATTGCGTCAGCTCCCATTACTATTTTTGCCGATGGTGGCGGGGGTCTCAGGCATTGTAGTTACTGTCGCTCTCTGGCAAGCACTTGTCGCTGCGGAGTTACAGTTATCAAAATCCTATGGTATTCCTGACCAAAATATTATTGCCGAATTGATCCTCATTTTTGGGATTGCATTGGCATTACTCTTGGCGATCGCCATGTGGTTTTTGGGGAAATTTCGTCAAAAGATTACCCACTTGCAACAAGCCCAACACCGCATTCTACAGCTCAATAATCAGCTCAAAAAACTGTCATACATTGATTCGCTGACGAGTATCCCTAATCGTCGAATGTTTGATCTCACCCTTGAAAAAGAATGGGGCAGAGCCTTGCGGAAGCAAACACCTTTAGCACTCGTTTTTATTGATATTGACCATTTCAAAGCCTATAACGATTTTTATGGTCACTTGCAGGGAGATATTTGTTTGCAACGGATCTCAAAGGTGATTGCTGTTGCGGCACGACGGACAACGGATATGGCGGCAAGATATGGCGGCGAAGAATTTGTATTGCTTCTCCCTGATTCCACTGAGTCCTACGCCCAGGCGATCGCCAATGATCTTGTTGAGGCTATCGAAAATCTTAAACTTCCCCATTCCAAATCACCCACAGCGTCTGTGGTGACCATTAGCGCTGGCGTTGGGATAACTATTCCGACGCAAACGGGTAATTATGAGCAATTAATTGATAATGCTGATCAAGCTCTCTATTCCGCTAAAGCTGCGGGTCGCAATCAGGCGATATTTAAAGATTAA
- a CDS encoding iron chelate uptake ABC transporter family permease subunit: MFYVLTFSFAAIFYAVALSGAAIATAGSIGFVGLMAPHIARHLVGPSHEGLLPTAALTGGIIVVVADLIRRLLFAPIELPCGIITAIVGAPYFLYLLIRTWR; this comes from the coding sequence CTGTTCTATGTCCTAACCTTCTCCTTCGCTGCTATATTTTATGCCGTGGCATTATCTGGTGCGGCAATCGCCACAGCTGGTAGCATTGGATTTGTAGGTTTGATGGCTCCTCATATCGCTAGGCATTTAGTAGGGCCATCTCATGAAGGACTGTTACCGACAGCTGCATTAACAGGTGGCATAATCGTCGTGGTTGCGGATCTCATCAGACGTTTGCTCTTTGCACCAATTGAACTTCCCTGCGGCATCATTACTGCAATTGTTGGTGCCCCTTATTTTCTGTATTTACTGATTCGTACCTGGCGTTAA
- a CDS encoding DUF2059 domain-containing protein translates to MMLKSFFASTAIALSVSLAPISVFAESEPIHPETISAEKLALIDELRVLTKRDENATQVLDIMMSQMQEQASVMSQGLFGEDADPAMTAVFDETFARIMDRMYTLMQEKIDFVAVQQEIDLKLYDEYFSEPELADLIAFYKTPTGQKTAEIYPQLTQRSMQLFGEEVTPTMIEIQQQVLMEEFAEFGFIQGGSAPQNLEEDGMTESETEATDTGSDESAM, encoded by the coding sequence ATGATGTTGAAATCTTTCTTCGCGTCCACGGCGATCGCCCTTTCTGTTTCCCTGGCACCAATTAGCGTCTTTGCCGAATCCGAACCGATTCACCCTGAAACTATCTCGGCGGAAAAATTGGCTTTGATCGATGAATTACGAGTGCTCACCAAACGCGACGAAAATGCGACCCAAGTGCTCGACATTATGATGAGCCAGATGCAAGAACAAGCCAGCGTGATGAGTCAAGGCTTATTTGGAGAAGACGCTGACCCTGCCATGACCGCAGTATTCGATGAAACCTTTGCGCGCATCATGGATCGGATGTATACCTTGATGCAGGAAAAAATTGACTTCGTTGCTGTCCAACAGGAGATTGATCTGAAGCTTTATGACGAATATTTTTCAGAGCCAGAACTCGCTGATTTAATCGCTTTTTATAAAACACCCACTGGCCAGAAAACCGCTGAAATTTATCCGCAGCTGACCCAACGTTCGATGCAGTTGTTTGGTGAAGAAGTCACTCCCACAATGATCGAAATTCAGCAGCAGGTATTGATGGAAGAGTTTGCAGAGTTTGGTTTTATTCAAGGTGGCTCAGCACCACAAAACTTGGAAGAAGACGGCATGACTGAATCGGAAACTGAGGCGACAGATACTGGTTCCGATGAGTCTGCTATGTAG
- a CDS encoding DUF3082 domain-containing protein: protein MPEVLPSPLRCWTGTAVAGSMSFAAYLVTRNVIINFANNPPTGNTVAMRIAITVRTLLMGICTMATAVFGMIAIGLLLLGIKSLLAPDEETASGESS from the coding sequence ATCCCAGAAGTCTTACCCAGTCCCTTACGCTGCTGGACTGGGACAGCCGTTGCCGGCAGCATGTCCTTTGCCGCTTACCTTGTCACACGTAATGTCATTATCAATTTCGCAAATAATCCCCCCACAGGGAATACTGTTGCCATGAGAATTGCCATTACAGTAAGGACACTCCTGATGGGTATTTGTACTATGGCAACGGCTGTATTTGGCATGATTGCCATAGGACTGTTGTTATTAGGGATTAAGTCTTTGCTAGCACCAGATGAAGAAACTGCATCTGGGGAATCGTCCTAA
- a CDS encoding ABC transporter ATP-binding protein — MHSPTLTDMPQAIALTTRKLTIAYDSKIIIDELDLAIPKGKITILVGPNGCGKSTLLKGLGRLLKPQSGVVYLDSKSIFKLPTKAVAKQLGLLPQSPTAPEGLTVRELVAQGRYPYQSWIQQWSAEDEKQVELALAETELQELAGRAVDSLSGGQRQRAWVAMTLAQNTRILLLDEPTTFLDLAHQIEVLDLLYDLNQREGRTVVMVLHELNQACRYADHIIAMRLGKVYAQGEPHNVMTEGLVKTVFGLDCRIIKDPLAGTPLCIPMGRKVATLEHQH, encoded by the coding sequence ATGCACTCCCCAACCCTCACTGACATGCCACAGGCGATCGCCCTCACGACTCGCAAACTTACCATTGCGTACGATAGCAAAATAATTATTGACGAGCTTGATTTAGCTATTCCCAAAGGAAAAATCACAATCCTTGTGGGTCCTAATGGTTGCGGAAAATCAACACTTCTCAAAGGCCTGGGACGTTTACTCAAACCACAATCCGGTGTTGTTTATCTTGACAGCAAATCCATTTTCAAATTACCAACCAAAGCAGTGGCAAAACAGTTGGGTTTATTGCCCCAAAGCCCTACTGCCCCCGAAGGCTTAACCGTTAGAGAGTTAGTTGCTCAGGGTCGTTATCCTTATCAGAGTTGGATACAACAATGGAGTGCAGAAGACGAGAAACAAGTTGAACTTGCTCTTGCCGAAACCGAATTACAAGAGTTGGCAGGTCGTGCCGTTGATAGCCTATCAGGAGGTCAGAGACAACGAGCATGGGTTGCGATGACTCTGGCCCAGAATACTCGAATTTTATTGCTAGATGAACCCACAACTTTTCTTGATTTAGCCCACCAAATCGAGGTTTTAGACCTACTCTATGATCTTAACCAACGGGAAGGCCGCACTGTCGTTATGGTTTTACATGAACTCAATCAAGCTTGTCGATATGCGGATCATATTATTGCGATGCGATTAGGGAAGGTCTATGCTCAAGGTGAGCCCCATAATGTGATGACAGAAGGATTAGTGAAAACAGTTTTTGGTCTAGATTGCCGTATTATTAAAGACCCTTTGGCAGGGACACCACTTTGCATTCCAATGGGTCGTAAAGTAGCGACACTAGAACATCAGCATTGA
- a CDS encoding IS630 transposase-related protein, giving the protein MPVAYSEDLRCKALAAVERGIPKKDVCEMFNIGRNSLYLWKQCLEETGSYSAKTGYQKGYGHKITDLEVFKSFVQQHADKTQAEMAELWPGEVSRRTISRMLKKIGFTRKKESFKRVMLNANCAVAQYFHSL; this is encoded by the coding sequence ATGCCAGTTGCTTATAGCGAGGACCTACGTTGTAAAGCTCTTGCTGCCGTGGAGCGAGGTATCCCCAAAAAAGATGTCTGTGAAATGTTCAATATTGGTCGCAATAGTCTTTACCTTTGGAAACAATGTTTAGAAGAAACAGGGAGCTACAGCGCGAAAACAGGGTATCAGAAAGGCTATGGTCATAAAATCACAGACTTGGAAGTATTCAAAAGCTTTGTGCAACAGCATGCAGACAAAACCCAAGCAGAAATGGCAGAGCTGTGGCCTGGTGAAGTGAGTCGTCGTACCATCTCCAGAATGTTGAAGAAGATAGGTTTCACTAGAAAAAAAGAGAGTTTCAAGAGAGTAATGTTAAACGCCAATTGCGCAGTAGCTCAATACTTCCATTCACTCTAA
- a CDS encoding sucrase ferredoxin — MQVQENPAIETFKDCKFCSVVSKVADEDPIGTASTVDHWLIIELPQPWTAQVFTEDPKIAPLLKLIRTLILKQGIKLRPVLISPDKTYSSPDEVRVIYYRRPKILFANFEKYEYILPESESSSLTQEILRKIGGKSHNLNQYQQYLQSTDHIREILICTHGNVDAACSRFGYPLYKKIRSEYAIQTHLSTKKTPELRVWRCSHFGGHRFAPTLIELPSGQYWGHLTNDKIDQILARQGDVTKVKNNYRGWSGLNKFEQIVERELWQKYGWDWLTYERSGKTLRKGGLTGMQRLIYPIARFIPLKPVQLLLDQWTNKATWAEVEIKFSTPTQTDNSTYRARVEQKSSVMTASQSPKAGQKIELKFLPQYSTYQLDK; from the coding sequence ATCCGATCGGAACTGCAAGTACTGTAGATCACTGGTTAATTATTGAATTACCTCAGCCTTGGACAGCCCAAGTATTTACAGAAGATCCTAAAATTGCACCACTACTCAAACTTATTAGAACACTCATTCTGAAACAAGGTATTAAACTCCGACCTGTACTAATTTCCCCAGATAAAACTTACTCTTCTCCTGATGAAGTACGAGTAATATACTATCGTCGTCCCAAAATTCTATTTGCAAACTTCGAGAAATATGAATATATTCTGCCCGAATCAGAAAGTTCCTCATTGACACAAGAGATTTTGCGAAAAATTGGAGGGAAATCTCATAACCTCAATCAATATCAACAATATTTGCAATCGACTGATCATATCCGAGAAATACTGATTTGTACCCATGGGAATGTTGATGCAGCTTGTTCACGCTTTGGCTATCCACTCTACAAAAAAATCCGTTCTGAGTATGCCATTCAAACTCATCTCTCTACCAAAAAAACACCGGAGCTTAGAGTTTGGCGATGTAGCCATTTTGGAGGACATCGCTTTGCTCCCACTTTGATTGAGCTTCCCAGTGGACAATACTGGGGACATCTCACCAATGACAAAATAGATCAAATTCTTGCCCGTCAAGGTGATGTCACTAAGGTAAAAAATAACTATCGTGGCTGGTCAGGATTAAATAAATTTGAACAAATTGTTGAGCGTGAGCTTTGGCAAAAATATGGTTGGGATTGGCTGACCTACGAACGTTCTGGTAAAACCCTCCGTAAAGGTGGACTAACTGGTATGCAGCGTTTAATTTATCCGATTGCTCGATTTATTCCTTTAAAACCTGTTCAATTGCTATTAGATCAATGGACAAATAAAGCCACTTGGGCAGAAGTCGAAATCAAATTTTCAACTCCAACTCAGACAGATAATAGTACTTACCGTGCTCGTGTTGAACAAAAATCATCTGTAATGACTGCATCTCAATCTCCAAAGGCTGGACAAAAAATTGAACTAAAGTTTTTACCGCAATACTCAACTTATCAATTAGATAAATGA
- a CDS encoding ABC transporter ATP-binding protein — protein sequence MLEINNLQKTYGKRQVLKGLTLHIQAGEIYGLLGPNGAGKTTTINILCNLLKGDRGEIRIAGQSVSEATKKIIGVAPQENLLYKTLSCAENLRFFAKIYGIRGKNCDKRIDYCLDAVGLGDRRNSPVESLSGGMQRRMNVAVALVHNPQLLILDEPTTGLDIETRYDIWALIQQLRADGMTILLTTHLLDEAERLCQRIGVLKGGQIVAEGTLPELRKMIPAKEIVLLRTDAEDAAITRGEAAGFTKRNYGGDLAFWLPDQLELKEILDIFDGIPLDSISRQPVQLEHIYIEITKHSVATPAPPEVV from the coding sequence ATGTTAGAGATTAATAACCTTCAAAAAACCTACGGTAAACGACAGGTCCTCAAAGGCTTAACGCTGCATATCCAAGCCGGAGAGATTTATGGTTTGTTGGGGCCAAATGGTGCAGGGAAAACCACCACAATCAATATTCTCTGCAATTTACTCAAGGGCGATCGCGGTGAAATTCGGATTGCGGGTCAGTCGGTTTCCGAAGCAACAAAAAAAATTATTGGTGTAGCCCCCCAAGAAAATCTCCTATATAAAACTCTGAGTTGTGCCGAAAATCTCCGATTTTTTGCCAAAATCTATGGGATTCGCGGCAAAAATTGTGACAAGCGTATTGATTATTGTTTGGATGCGGTGGGGTTAGGCGATCGCCGCAATTCTCCAGTTGAATCTCTGAGTGGTGGAATGCAACGGCGGATGAATGTGGCTGTGGCATTAGTGCATAATCCGCAACTATTGATCCTTGATGAACCGACCACCGGACTCGATATCGAAACCCGCTATGACATCTGGGCTTTAATCCAACAATTGCGTGCCGACGGTATGACGATTTTGCTGACAACCCATCTTCTGGATGAAGCAGAACGATTATGCCAACGAATCGGAGTCCTGAAAGGTGGTCAAATTGTTGCCGAGGGAACCTTGCCAGAGCTACGCAAAATGATTCCCGCCAAAGAAATTGTGTTGCTTCGCACCGATGCAGAAGATGCGGCGATCACCCGAGGAGAGGCAGCTGGATTTACGAAACGAAATTATGGCGGGGACTTAGCTTTTTGGTTACCCGACCAACTTGAACTCAAAGAAATTCTCGATATTTTTGACGGGATTCCCCTCGACTCTATTTCTCGGCAGCCTGTCCAGCTCGAACATATTTATATCGAAATCACAAAACATTCCGTAGCAACCCCGGCTCCCCCTGAAGTTGTGTAA